AAGGAACAATATCTTCAACACTTTTTATTAGGCCGCTTTTGACTAAATTTGTCCCAAGTTCTATTCCACCAACCATGTCGGTACCATATCCTGCTTTAGTCAAAGAAACTGGATTTTTTGAGCTTCCAATCCTAAACGTGGTGACGTAAAGTGTGTCAAGTTCATCTGTAGCCTTTTTACCTAAAAATGGCCGTTTAGGATGAATTATATCCGTTAAATCAATATTCATCTTTTTTACAAACTTTCTAGGGCCCATTCGTTGGCCATTGACAGTTTTTTCCTGTTCCAGTTCTTCTTCTATCAGTAAACGATAATGTTCAACGGCTTTTTTCATTTCCTCATCATTCATTAGAATTCCTCACGGAATTAATGGTGCATATGTGGTGAATTTTTCTAAAATTTTTTGTTAATACCTGTTAATTCATATTTAAAAAATATACATCTTTAAAAACTGTTTTAACCTGGTTAAAAATGATTCTTTTCTTAGATCTTTTTTTTCTTTAATTTTTGGAGGTTCATAATGCATAAAATAATCCTGAGAATCAACTAACTCTGCCCCTTCAGTATCTATTCGTTCATAATCACCTTTACTGTTAACTTTTCTGGATTTAACATTATCACTGAGTATTATCATTAACATACTCATTATTCTTTCCTTTAACAGTTTATTTTCAATTGGGAAAGCAATTTCAACTCTTTTTTCAGTGTTCCTGGTCATCAAGTCAGCGCTGGATAAGTATATGGAATTTTTATCTTTGTTACCGAAGCAGTAGATCCTTGAGTGTTCTAAGAATCGGCCTACCACGCTGATGATTTTTATGTTTTCAGTTTTCCCAGGTAATCCTGGAACAATACAGCAGATCCCTCTAATGATCAATTTAATTTTAACCCCTGCGCGTGATGCTTTTTGTAACATGTCAATTAGTTCTCTGTCAGTTAGAGAATTCATTTTCATAATGATGTTTGCAGGCAGCCCCTTCTGGGCGTTATCAATTTCTTCATTGATCTTTTTTATTAATCCCTGTTTCAGGCCGAAAGGTGCCACCAGTAACTTTTGATAATCCCCGTTTAAATTGGAAATTGCCATATTTTTAAAAAACAACATGGCATCTTTTCCAATCTCCGGGTTTCTGGTCATGAAACATAGATCAGTGTATAATTTACAGGTTTTTTCATTGTAGTTACCAGTTCCCAGTTGAGTGATATACTGAATTTTAGTTCGTTCCCTTCGGGTAATAAGACAAATCTTGGAATGGACCTTATACTCTTCAAATCCGTATAAAACACGGCAACCTGCTTCTTTTAGTAAGGTTGCATAGTGGATGTTATTTGCCTCATCAAATCTGGCCCTGAGTTCAATGAGAACCGTAACATCCTTCCCATTCTCACAGGCTTCCAGT
The sequence above is a segment of the Methanobacterium petrolearium genome. Coding sequences within it:
- a CDS encoding V4R domain-containing protein, translating into MNDEEMKKAVEHYRLLIEEELEQEKTVNGQRMGPRKFVKKMNIDLTDIIHPKRPFLGKKATDELDTLYVTTFRIGSSKNPVSLTKAGYGTDMVGGIELGTNLVKSGLIKSVEDIVPFLAKYKIGILDIFKEEKIEDGKRLDLRVYECIECCGLPNIGKPTCYFETGMIIGLLGEFTDKKVFAEEVRCWTSGYSFCQFNVEIKEPGNE